From Pseudomonadales bacterium, one genomic window encodes:
- the phoB gene encoding phosphate regulon transcriptional regulator PhoB translates to MQGVKVLIVDDESAIRDMVRMGLEMAEFDCFEAADIHQAYAQVHDCAPDVILLDWMLPGGSGLELLRRIRKDELTAQIPVIMLTAKTSEDNKIQGLDVGADDYITKPFSPRELISRLKAVMRRSGKLQNSDFIEVDGLKLDHGSHRVTVDGQDINMGPTEYKLLNFFMTHQNRVYSRGQLLDHVWGNSVYVEERTVDVHIRRLRKALQSVAVDRDYGNLVQTVRGAGYRFSAVAH, encoded by the coding sequence ATGCAGGGTGTTAAGGTTTTGATTGTTGATGATGAGTCAGCAATCCGCGATATGGTAAGAATGGGTCTTGAGATGGCAGAGTTTGACTGCTTTGAGGCCGCAGATATACATCAAGCTTATGCGCAGGTTCATGACTGTGCACCTGATGTGATCTTGTTAGACTGGATGCTGCCAGGCGGCAGTGGCTTAGAACTTTTGCGACGAATTCGCAAAGACGAGCTGACTGCGCAAATTCCAGTTATTATGCTAACTGCAAAAACCTCTGAAGATAATAAGATTCAAGGTCTCGATGTTGGTGCCGACGACTATATCACCAAGCCGTTTTCGCCACGTGAGTTGATCTCGCGCTTAAAAGCGGTGATGCGCCGCTCAGGTAAGCTACAAAATAGCGACTTTATCGAAGTCGACGGCCTTAAACTGGATCACGGTAGTCATCGTGTAACCGTCGATGGTCAAGACATCAATATGGGTCCAACCGAATATAAGCTGCTCAATTTTTTCATGACCCATCAAAACCGTGTTTACTCTCGTGGCCAGCTACTTGATCATGTCTGGGGTAATAGTGTGTATGTGGAAGAGCGCACGGTTGATGTGCATATCAGACGCTTACGGAAGGCCCTGCAGTCAGTGGCGGTGGATCGCGATTATGGTAATTTAGTGCAAACCGTGCGAGGCGCCGGTTATCGATTTTCAGCCGTTGCGCATTAA
- a CDS encoding porin, with amino-acid sequence MKKITLTLAAASVMAANVAIADAKVYGKVNLSVNQVEEKADKETVEDNLQLVSHASRLGFKGDTAITESLKALAKVEYEVAADGDLFGENTENVFKARNVYVGVEGDSWGQVIAGRADTPVKTLGKKVEVFNDYFLGDIKNALEGENRVSNMIQYASPTMSGFTVYAMGVLGEEDGVTDGEDRDSVDGFSVVADYSADIFSVGLGYDSDVDKRDLLRLAGNVAVTDAVTLGALYQTSEINDEDENGVADESGYALSVAWKIDSWKLKAQYAAADIDKDADDDAEKTSLVLGADYKLAKATKVYGYFAADEQTDTAGVKDEQSTFGLGLEHKF; translated from the coding sequence ATGAAAAAAATAACCCTCACTCTAGCTGCAGCCTCGGTAATGGCCGCTAATGTAGCGATTGCTGATGCGAAAGTTTACGGTAAGGTTAATCTTTCGGTAAACCAAGTTGAAGAAAAAGCCGACAAGGAAACCGTTGAAGATAATTTACAGCTGGTTTCACATGCATCTCGTTTGGGCTTTAAAGGAGACACTGCGATTACTGAGAGCCTGAAAGCATTAGCAAAGGTTGAATATGAAGTAGCCGCAGATGGTGACCTGTTTGGCGAGAATACTGAAAATGTTTTCAAGGCACGCAATGTGTATGTTGGTGTTGAGGGTGATAGCTGGGGTCAGGTGATTGCTGGCCGTGCTGATACGCCTGTTAAAACGTTGGGTAAAAAAGTTGAAGTCTTTAATGACTACTTTCTTGGCGATATCAAAAACGCCCTAGAAGGTGAGAATCGTGTAAGCAATATGATTCAATATGCGTCGCCGACTATGTCTGGTTTTACCGTATATGCGATGGGCGTTCTGGGTGAAGAAGATGGCGTTACTGATGGTGAAGATCGTGACAGTGTTGATGGTTTTTCTGTAGTTGCCGATTATTCAGCCGATATTTTCAGTGTCGGTTTAGGCTATGACAGTGACGTTGATAAGCGTGATTTATTACGTTTAGCTGGTAATGTTGCAGTCACCGATGCGGTAACCTTGGGTGCGCTATATCAGACATCTGAAATTAATGATGAAGATGAGAACGGTGTTGCTGATGAATCTGGCTATGCCTTGTCTGTTGCCTGGAAAATTGATAGCTGGAAGCTGAAAGCGCAGTATGCTGCAGCTGATATCGATAAAGATGCCGATGACGATGCTGAAAAAACTAGCCTAGTATTAGGTGCGGATTACAAATTAGCAAAAGCAACCAAAGTATATGGTTATTTTGCCGCGGATGAGCAAACGGATACCGCTGGCGTTAAGGATGAGCAGTCGACATTTGGCTTAGGTCTAGAACACAAGTTTTAA
- the phoR gene encoding phosphate regulon sensor histidine kinase PhoR yields the protein MKQRHWTKELSRILILLAIGGLIGLVSGYLWLSLFLFAGAYIGWSLWQLKRIDDWLRRNDDSHPPETIGFWGIVCDRLFYFQRKHQRAKAQLRHELDQFQNSLSSLSEAVVLVDEQGLIAWCNASAQRNLGLRFPSDEGQSILNFLRDPSFIAFYESEGKDNEQVQIAAPVDNDRMLAVQISHFGDGNRLIFARDITEIQRLEQMRLDFVSNVSHELRTPLTVLMGYIENFEQFSAELPRMAAPLQQMSQHALRMESLLRDLLELSRLDTLPHEMHNTVVSMPRLVQMVCDEARLSSVGAGRQIVMTAPEELIIFGKQSELHIAMLNLIINALKYSPADTIVEVALLQLDTGLEFSVLDHGVGIDLLHIPRLTERFYRVDPSRANDRGGTGLGLALVKRVLSHHDAELVVSSQLGKGSRFSFVIPAHRITQAVNIDQLSRQLQQ from the coding sequence ATGAAGCAAAGACATTGGACCAAAGAGCTGAGCCGCATCCTGATTTTATTGGCGATAGGTGGCTTGATCGGCTTAGTTTCAGGCTATTTATGGTTAAGCTTGTTTCTTTTTGCTGGCGCCTATATTGGCTGGAGTCTATGGCAGCTAAAGCGCATCGATGATTGGCTTAGGCGCAATGATGACTCACACCCGCCAGAAACTATCGGCTTTTGGGGTATAGTCTGTGACCGATTATTTTACTTTCAGCGCAAGCATCAGCGCGCCAAAGCACAGCTGCGTCACGAGCTAGACCAATTCCAAAATTCACTTTCATCACTATCAGAGGCAGTTGTATTAGTTGATGAGCAAGGTTTGATTGCCTGGTGTAATGCTTCTGCGCAGCGCAACCTCGGTTTAAGATTTCCCAGTGATGAAGGGCAGTCAATTCTTAACTTTCTGCGTGACCCAAGTTTTATTGCCTTTTATGAGTCTGAAGGCAAAGATAATGAGCAGGTGCAAATCGCTGCGCCAGTGGATAATGATCGCATGTTGGCGGTGCAGATTTCACATTTTGGCGACGGCAATCGTTTAATATTTGCGCGTGATATCACAGAGATTCAGCGCTTAGAGCAAATGCGGCTGGATTTTGTCTCCAATGTCTCGCATGAATTGCGCACGCCCCTTACGGTGTTAATGGGTTATATCGAGAATTTCGAGCAGTTTAGCGCGGAGCTGCCGCGAATGGCAGCTCCGCTGCAGCAGATGTCTCAGCATGCCTTACGTATGGAAAGTTTGTTACGCGATTTATTAGAGTTATCTCGCTTAGATACCTTGCCACACGAAATGCATAACACCGTAGTATCTATGCCTCGGCTTGTGCAGATGGTTTGTGATGAAGCGAGATTGTCCAGTGTTGGGGCAGGGCGCCAGATTGTAATGACGGCGCCTGAAGAGCTGATCATATTCGGCAAGCAAAGTGAGTTGCACATAGCCATGCTGAATTTGATTATCAATGCGTTAAAATACTCGCCTGCCGATACGATAGTCGAAGTGGCATTGCTTCAGTTAGATACTGGGCTTGAGTTTTCTGTGCTAGATCATGGCGTAGGCATTGATCTTCTCCATATACCGCGCTTAACCGAGCGATTTTATCGGGTTGACCCTAGTCGAGCTAACGATCGTGGTGGCACAGGCCTTGGTTTGGCTTTGGTAAAGCGAGTTTTATCTCACCACGATGCCGAGCTTGTGGTGAGTAGTCAGCTGGGCAAAGGCAGCCGCTTTAGCTTTGTTATTCCTGCGCACCGAATCACGCAAGCTGTGAATATTGATCAGCTTTCTCGCCAGCTTCAGCAATAA
- the pstS gene encoding phosphate ABC transporter substrate-binding protein PstS family protein — protein sequence MKFKQFIARSAVAASVLASGFAFAEAKVDAGIPAYQKASGVSGNLSSVGSDTLANLMTLWAEEFKRNYPNVNIQIQAAGSSTAPPALTEGTSNLGPMSRKMKDKEIEAFEKKFGYKPTPIPVAIDALAVYVHKDNPIQGMSIADVDAVFSSTRKCGATANIETWGQLGLADAWDKRTIQMFGRNSVSGTYGYFKKKGLCKGDFKNNVNEQPGSASVVQSVSTSINGIGYSGIGYKTSSVRSVPLSKKVGGEFVDATPANAVAGTYPLSRFLYVYVNKAPNKPLDPITLEFLRLVLSQQGQEVVVKDGYIPLPESVVAKVLSKIAQ from the coding sequence ATGAAATTTAAACAGTTTATTGCCCGCAGCGCGGTAGCTGCTAGTGTGCTAGCCTCGGGTTTTGCATTTGCTGAAGCAAAAGTTGATGCCGGTATTCCTGCTTATCAAAAAGCCAGTGGTGTATCAGGTAACCTATCATCAGTTGGTTCAGATACCTTGGCCAATTTGATGACGCTTTGGGCTGAAGAATTCAAGCGTAACTACCCGAATGTCAATATTCAAATTCAAGCAGCGGGTTCATCAACTGCGCCTCCAGCCTTAACCGAGGGCACTTCAAACCTTGGTCCTATGAGTCGCAAAATGAAGGACAAAGAAATCGAAGCGTTTGAGAAAAAATTTGGCTACAAGCCAACGCCAATTCCTGTCGCTATCGACGCGCTTGCTGTGTATGTACACAAAGATAATCCTATTCAGGGTATGAGTATTGCCGACGTCGATGCCGTATTCTCATCAACCCGCAAATGTGGTGCAACCGCAAATATTGAGACTTGGGGTCAGCTAGGTTTGGCCGATGCTTGGGATAAGCGTACCATCCAAATGTTTGGTCGTAACTCAGTTTCCGGTACTTATGGCTATTTTAAAAAGAAAGGCCTATGTAAAGGTGATTTTAAAAATAATGTGAATGAGCAACCGGGTTCTGCTTCTGTCGTGCAGTCAGTTTCGACTTCAATCAACGGTATTGGTTACTCAGGTATTGGTTACAAAACCTCTTCAGTGCGTTCAGTTCCGCTGAGCAAAAAAGTCGGTGGTGAATTTGTCGATGCAACACCTGCAAATGCAGTCGCTGGTACTTACCCACTGTCGCGTTTCCTATATGTTTATGTGAACAAGGCGCCGAATAAGCCGCTTGATCCAATTACCTTAGAGTTCTTGCGACTAGTATTGTCTCAGCAAGGT